In Desulfotignum phosphitoxidans DSM 13687, a single window of DNA contains:
- a CDS encoding alpha/beta hydrolase, whose amino-acid sequence MKEKQVWFYSDGLKLHGKFYYPNTGEADDKKPDIVVCSGFMGLNNIHPARFARALTEKGYTCFGFDYRGFAQSEGNRRSVLLEEQARDIENAAIFVSLQKKTPDKKTVLIGWGMGAGLVLEAAYAVPDLAGIISINGFYNGARFFKAHRSEAEYKKIMIWLQKQRFEEVKTGKSVRVDPFKIYPLDAVTRGYVDEVLFKTDGFGGDIDIGFAYSLLRYNPEGQLEQQVPEVPLLIVHGENNRLHPLSEAQSLYQKYPGDKTLHIIPGAGHTEWMCDDCKPFQKLVSTLLTWLESKVVT is encoded by the coding sequence ATGAAAGAAAAACAGGTTTGGTTTTACAGTGACGGCTTGAAACTGCACGGTAAATTTTATTATCCAAATACAGGTGAAGCAGATGATAAAAAACCGGATATCGTGGTCTGTTCCGGTTTCATGGGATTGAACAATATTCACCCGGCCAGATTTGCCAGGGCCTTGACTGAAAAAGGATATACCTGTTTCGGATTTGACTACCGCGGGTTTGCCCAAAGTGAGGGTAACCGGAGAAGCGTCCTGCTGGAAGAGCAGGCCCGTGATATTGAAAATGCCGCAATCTTTGTCTCCCTGCAAAAGAAAACACCAGACAAAAAAACGGTGTTGATCGGCTGGGGAATGGGCGCGGGCCTGGTATTGGAAGCAGCGTATGCAGTACCGGATCTGGCGGGAATTATCAGTATCAACGGATTTTATAATGGTGCCCGGTTTTTTAAAGCGCATCGGTCAGAAGCGGAATATAAAAAAATTATGATCTGGCTGCAGAAGCAGCGCTTTGAAGAGGTCAAAACCGGAAAAAGTGTCCGTGTTGATCCATTCAAAATCTACCCCCTGGATGCGGTGACCCGCGGATATGTGGATGAGGTCTTGTTCAAGACAGACGGATTCGGCGGTGATATCGACATCGGGTTTGCCTATTCCCTGCTGCGCTATAATCCTGAAGGACAGCTTGAACAGCAGGTGCCTGAAGTGCCGCTTCTGATTGTGCACGGGGAAAACAACAGACTTCATCCGCTTTCGGAAGCCCAATCCCTTTACCAAAAATACCCCGGGGATAAAACCCTGCATATCATCCCCGGTGCAGGCCACACAGAATGGATGTGTGATGACTGCAAACCGTTCCAAAAACTGGTTTCAACATTACTGACATGGCTTGAATCAAAGGTGGTGACATGA
- a CDS encoding DUF3047 domain-containing protein, giving the protein MMKKWARILLIMVVFSWGPLSIIHADSLVVGHFSDLVPGKEFPENWKPMTFSGIDRHTRYTLIRDEGRTVIQADSRNAASGLIRFLRVDPADYPVIQWQWKIDHVLEKGDASTRQGDDYAARIYVAFAFDPDQASWWERARHKSAAMLSNKEVPGSALNYIWANKAPKDSILTNPYLSESMMVAVQSGDTLAGRWIVEKRNIVADYRQAFGRPPPEIIGIGIMTDTDDTGEETIGYYGDVRIFVLNENPW; this is encoded by the coding sequence ATGATGAAAAAATGGGCACGGATACTTTTGATAATGGTCGTCTTTTCATGGGGGCCTCTTTCCATCATCCATGCAGATTCTCTGGTGGTGGGGCATTTCTCAGATCTTGTACCGGGCAAAGAATTCCCTGAAAACTGGAAGCCGATGACCTTTTCGGGCATTGACCGCCATACCCGATATACCCTGATCCGGGATGAGGGACGAACCGTGATCCAGGCAGACAGCCGAAATGCCGCATCCGGTCTGATCCGGTTTCTGCGGGTGGATCCGGCCGACTATCCCGTGATCCAGTGGCAGTGGAAAATCGACCATGTCCTGGAAAAAGGCGACGCCAGCACGCGTCAGGGCGATGATTACGCGGCCCGCATCTATGTGGCGTTTGCCTTTGACCCGGACCAGGCATCCTGGTGGGAGCGGGCACGGCATAAAAGCGCTGCCATGCTGTCCAACAAAGAGGTCCCCGGATCGGCCCTCAACTATATCTGGGCCAACAAGGCCCCCAAAGATTCGATTCTGACAAACCCATACCTGTCAGAATCCATGATGGTGGCCGTGCAGAGCGGGGACACCCTTGCCGGCCGATGGATTGTGGAAAAACGCAATATTGTGGCGGACTACCGGCAGGCGTTCGGCCGACCCCCGCCGGAGATCATCGGTATCGGCATCATGACCGACACGGATGACACAGGCGAAGAAACCATCGGATATTATGGAGATGTTCGAATTTTTGTACTGAATGAAAACCCCTGGTGA
- a CDS encoding cyclic nucleotide-binding domain-containing protein: MRHKKGYTPMVVVMLWVLTGSSVWAVHAAAQDHGISLPAALDRVAIFSTLTDAEKQVLETAATLKKGAKGEQIIFQDTAMKQMVILLDGHASVRVNGKQVAELFGEILLGEIEFLDGPAASADVFLLSDTDYIALDNALLKKIMDDHPRLGIPGHP; encoded by the coding sequence ATGCGACACAAAAAAGGATACACCCCCATGGTGGTGGTCATGCTATGGGTTCTGACAGGAAGCTCGGTATGGGCGGTCCATGCCGCAGCACAGGACCACGGGATCTCTCTGCCGGCCGCCCTGGACCGGGTGGCGATTTTTTCGACATTGACCGATGCCGAAAAACAGGTTCTGGAAACCGCCGCCACCCTGAAAAAAGGCGCAAAAGGAGAACAGATCATTTTTCAGGACACGGCCATGAAACAGATGGTGATTCTTCTGGATGGCCACGCATCGGTCCGGGTCAACGGCAAACAGGTGGCGGAACTTTTCGGGGAAATCCTCCTGGGGGAAATTGAATTTCTGGATGGCCCTGCCGCCAGTGCGGATGTGTTTCTGCTTTCCGATACCGACTATATCGCTCTGGACAACGCCCTGTTGAAAAAGATCATGGACGACCATCCCCGGCTGGGAATACCGGGTCATCCTTGA
- a CDS encoding TVP38/TMEM64 family protein → MKTPIFRWLVAVSVIILMVLFFVYDLGQFLSLAYLKSRLAWLTDIYTHHTLLTIAVYMLIYIAVTALSLPGAAVMTLAGGALFGLLTGTVVISFASTIGATLAFLVSRFLLKDWVQERFRAKLSAINQGIEKEGAFYLFTLRLVPVFPFFIINLVMGLAPISARRFYLVSQVGMLPGTLVYVNAGTQLAQIDSLKGILSPGLLLSFALLGIFPLLAKKGVALLNRKRKGTDHEHV, encoded by the coding sequence ATGAAAACTCCGATATTCAGATGGCTGGTCGCAGTTTCGGTCATTATTTTGATGGTGCTTTTTTTCGTGTATGACTTAGGGCAGTTTCTTTCTCTGGCATATCTCAAATCCCGGCTGGCATGGCTGACGGACATCTATACCCATCACACACTTTTGACCATCGCAGTATATATGCTCATCTACATTGCGGTCACCGCCCTGTCTCTGCCCGGTGCTGCGGTCATGACCCTGGCCGGAGGCGCATTGTTCGGTCTTTTGACCGGCACGGTGGTGATCTCATTTGCCAGCACCATCGGCGCCACCCTGGCATTTCTGGTGTCCCGGTTTTTGCTCAAAGACTGGGTCCAGGAACGGTTCCGTGCCAAACTGTCCGCCATCAACCAGGGCATTGAAAAAGAAGGGGCGTTCTATCTTTTTACCCTGCGGCTCGTACCGGTGTTCCCGTTTTTTATCATCAACCTGGTCATGGGCCTGGCCCCCATCTCTGCCCGCCGGTTCTACCTGGTCAGCCAGGTGGGAATGCTGCCGGGCACCCTGGTGTATGTCAATGCCGGTACCCAGCTGGCACAGATCGATTCGCTCAAAGGCATTTTATCTCCGGGACTGCTGCTGTCCTTTGCCCTGCTGGGTATTTTTCCGCTCCTGGCCAAAAAAGGGGTGGCGCTTCTCAACCGAAAAAGGAAAGGAACCGATCATGAACACGTATGA
- a CDS encoding sigma factor, giving the protein MPVAAVHESSSPDTGVDTYGDYLYGFAGYRVQDEILAQELVQETLVAALEARKSFAGNASENTWLTGILKHKIMDLFCYNTGKS; this is encoded by the coding sequence ATGCCTGTCGCTGCTGTCCATGAATCAAGTTCTCCTGACACCGGGGTGGATACCTATGGTGATTATTTGTATGGCTTCGCCGGTTACCGGGTCCAGGATGAAATCCTGGCTCAGGAACTGGTCCAGGAGACTCTGGTTGCGGCTTTGGAGGCAAGAAAAAGCTTTGCCGGTAATGCGTCGGAAAACACCTGGCTCACCGGTATTCTGAAACACAAGATCATGGATCTGTTCTGCTACAACACGGGGAAATCATGA
- a CDS encoding MEDS domain-containing protein, with protein sequence MEKLLNVRQAAALLNVSQMTIRRWTNDGLLTCFRIGKKRERRFSEADLHAFLAGRTDPVAGATAAPAPNRPAGRTDGVSLGFANLHIPDGTHLTHLYLDRSEALGIQGFFVRQGLNTGETVMVVAPADQRDTLLDTLTRDGIPVQDLIQQDRLIHGTGKQTPEQMIALIARISSSAQSGFRLVGDMSWTTVAGWSLEQTKALEESTNTRLAPGLLFLCQYSLTEFSGAQTMMALETHGFSIYKNKLTRLHF encoded by the coding sequence ATGGAAAAACTGCTCAATGTCAGACAGGCGGCAGCACTGCTCAATGTCTCACAGATGACGATCCGCCGCTGGACCAATGATGGCCTGCTGACGTGTTTCCGCATCGGTAAAAAGCGGGAGCGGCGGTTCAGTGAAGCGGATCTGCACGCATTTCTCGCCGGCCGCACCGACCCGGTTGCTGGAGCCACTGCCGCACCGGCCCCGAACCGGCCGGCCGGCCGGACCGATGGTGTGTCCCTGGGGTTTGCCAACCTGCATATACCGGACGGGACCCACTTAACCCACCTGTATCTGGACCGGTCCGAAGCACTGGGGATTCAGGGTTTTTTTGTCCGCCAGGGCCTGAACACCGGCGAAACCGTGATGGTGGTGGCCCCGGCAGACCAGCGGGACACGTTGCTGGACACCCTGACCCGGGACGGCATACCGGTTCAGGATCTGATCCAACAGGACCGGCTGATCCACGGCACTGGAAAACAGACCCCGGAACAGATGATCGCCCTTATCGCCCGGATATCATCATCCGCCCAATCCGGATTCCGGCTGGTGGGAGACATGTCTTGGACCACGGTTGCCGGCTGGTCCCTGGAACAGACAAAAGCCCTGGAAGAAAGCACCAACACCCGGCTGGCACCGGGCCTGCTGTTTTTATGCCAGTACAGTCTGACTGAATTTTCCGGTGCCCAGACCATGATGGCCCTGGAAACCCATGGCTTTTCCATTTACAAAAACAAGCTGACCCGGCTGCACTTCTGA
- a CDS encoding adenylate/guanylate cyclase domain-containing protein has product MLNKGKKRTGVREILVMGVFWRILFIEAVLLVYSLGYRWLAEGSGPMELFWYAMRIMVLVGIIVVFMVVSLKHFLTRKIIDPLEQITLANRQIETDFSKADTIDLPADTPDEIKAIVSTRANMLERIIRVSDQRLQLVRFIKDTFGRYLSKKVVEEILSSPKGRQIGGTRKTVTVLMADLRGFTSLSESRDPEQMVQLLNRYLKQMSAIILAYDGIIDEIIGDAILAVFGAPESHEDDPQRAVACAIEMQNRLIRLNKELMDDGYPALEMGIGINTGSVIVGNIGSDLRMKYGIVGGAVNRAARIESNSIGGQVLIGESTYRAVQAQVQADPPKTLMMKGMKEPLVFYPVVAIDIKGTPIALDETASPGPLLEIQIPIHCWIIQDKKLDRIPLAGTTLALDETFVHIQTATPIEPLTDVKLNFDFCLEAHCFDDIYAKCIHAEPARDGHHSRLHITAMADGDRERIREWMAQASA; this is encoded by the coding sequence ATGCTGAATAAAGGAAAAAAACGAACCGGGGTCCGGGAAATCCTGGTCATGGGGGTTTTCTGGCGGATTCTGTTTATTGAAGCAGTGCTGCTGGTATATTCTTTAGGTTACCGGTGGCTGGCCGAAGGGTCCGGCCCCATGGAACTGTTCTGGTACGCCATGCGGATCATGGTGCTGGTGGGCATCATCGTTGTCTTCATGGTGGTGAGCCTCAAACACTTTCTGACCCGGAAAATCATTGATCCCCTGGAACAGATCACCCTTGCCAACCGGCAGATAGAGACCGACTTTTCCAAAGCAGACACCATCGACCTGCCGGCGGACACACCCGATGAAATCAAGGCCATTGTCTCCACCCGGGCCAACATGCTTGAACGCATCATCCGGGTGTCGGACCAGCGGCTCCAGCTGGTCCGGTTTATCAAAGACACGTTCGGCCGCTATCTTTCCAAAAAAGTGGTGGAAGAAATCCTCTCCTCTCCCAAAGGCAGGCAGATCGGCGGCACCCGGAAGACCGTCACCGTGCTCATGGCTGATTTGCGGGGGTTTACCAGCCTTTCGGAATCCCGGGATCCTGAACAGATGGTTCAGCTGCTCAACCGGTATCTCAAACAGATGTCCGCCATTATCCTGGCCTATGATGGAATTATTGACGAAATCATCGGGGATGCGATCCTGGCCGTGTTCGGTGCGCCGGAATCCCATGAAGACGATCCCCAGCGGGCCGTCGCCTGCGCCATTGAAATGCAGAACCGCCTGATCCGCCTGAACAAAGAACTCATGGATGACGGATATCCCGCCCTGGAGATGGGCATCGGCATCAACACGGGCAGTGTGATTGTGGGCAATATCGGATCGGATCTGAGAATGAAATACGGGATTGTGGGAGGCGCGGTCAACCGGGCCGCCCGCATCGAATCCAACAGCATCGGCGGACAGGTGCTGATCGGCGAATCCACATACCGGGCAGTTCAAGCCCAGGTTCAGGCAGATCCTCCTAAAACCCTGATGATGAAAGGCATGAAAGAACCTTTGGTATTTTATCCGGTCGTTGCCATTGATATAAAAGGCACCCCCATCGCGCTGGATGAGACGGCTTCGCCGGGACCGCTGCTGGAGATCCAGATTCCGATTCACTGCTGGATCATCCAGGACAAAAAACTGGATCGCATCCCCCTGGCCGGCACCACCCTTGCCCTGGACGAAACCTTTGTTCACATTCAGACCGCCACCCCCATTGAACCCCTGACCGATGTAAAGCTCAATTTTGATTTCTGTCTGGAAGCCCATTGTTTTGATGATATCTATGCCAAGTGTATCCATGCCGAACCGGCCCGGGACGGGCATCATTCAAGGCTGCACATCACGGCCATGGCAGATGGCGACCGGGAAAGAATCCGGGAGTGGATGGCCCAGGCATCTGCCTGA
- a CDS encoding glycine/sarcosine/betaine reductase selenoprotein B family protein: MARLNTMPEPMRSHLADLPCPTFDTRPWVPGPSLSRRRVAIISTAGLHRREDRPFEGMTGDYRVIPDTCTAKDLVMTHVSTNFDRTGFVQDWNVVFPLDRLHELAADHHIGSVAQFHYSFMGAADPGAMEQAAGRLARLLKGDAVDAALLVPVUPFCTRAVGALGHYLETEGISTTQISLIKEHTETIQPPRALWVPFALGRPLGRPSDPAFQTRVLLAALVLLEAKTGPVLADFPDDGPDVSEPTEDIADLPACPISFARPDGQKTETEQLLEAFRQELADCRSWYDMAAAQRDFSSVAYFPPQDVFQVFHDFLLDKPMTLDDNIASPALALRLAAQDLKTAYFESVMVRPDMTLPDDTAFNRWFWHKTAAGEVLRAVRDKCRAADDAALKMNGDLLLVPMDQTGS, translated from the coding sequence ATGGCCCGATTGAATACCATGCCCGAGCCCATGCGTTCTCACCTGGCAGATCTGCCCTGCCCCACCTTTGACACCCGGCCCTGGGTTCCGGGGCCATCTCTTTCCCGGCGGCGGGTGGCCATCATTTCCACAGCCGGCCTGCACCGGCGGGAAGACCGCCCTTTTGAAGGCATGACCGGGGATTACCGGGTGATTCCAGACACCTGTACGGCAAAGGACCTGGTGATGACCCATGTCTCCACCAATTTTGACCGCACCGGGTTTGTCCAGGACTGGAATGTGGTGTTTCCCCTGGACCGGCTCCATGAACTGGCAGCCGACCACCACATCGGATCTGTGGCCCAATTCCACTATTCGTTCATGGGGGCTGCCGATCCCGGTGCCATGGAACAGGCCGCCGGCAGGCTGGCCCGTCTTCTGAAAGGCGATGCCGTAGATGCGGCCCTGCTGGTCCCGGTCTGACCGTTCTGCACGCGTGCCGTGGGCGCGCTGGGCCATTACCTGGAAACAGAAGGAATCTCCACCACCCAGATCAGCCTGATTAAGGAACACACTGAAACCATTCAGCCGCCCCGGGCCCTGTGGGTCCCGTTTGCCCTGGGCCGGCCCCTGGGACGACCCAGTGACCCGGCATTTCAAACCCGGGTGCTCCTGGCGGCCCTGGTCCTGCTGGAAGCAAAAACCGGTCCGGTATTGGCCGACTTTCCGGACGATGGGCCGGATGTGTCCGAACCGACTGAAGATATCGCGGATCTGCCGGCCTGCCCCATATCCTTTGCCCGGCCGGACGGGCAGAAAACCGAAACCGAACAGCTGTTGGAGGCGTTCAGGCAGGAGCTGGCCGACTGCCGTTCCTGGTATGACATGGCGGCAGCACAGCGGGACTTTTCCAGCGTGGCGTATTTCCCGCCCCAGGACGTATTTCAGGTGTTCCATGACTTTCTGCTTGACAAACCCATGACCCTGGATGACAACATAGCGTCACCGGCCCTGGCCCTTCGGCTGGCGGCCCAGGACCTCAAGACCGCCTATTTCGAATCGGTCATGGTCCGGCCGGATATGACCCTGCCCGATGATACTGCGTTCAACCGCTGGTTCTGGCATAAAACCGCGGCTGGAGAAGTGTTGCGGGCCGTCCGGGACAAATGCCGGGCCGCAGACGATGCAGCATTGAAAATGAACGGAGACTTGCTGCTGGTCCCCATGGACCAGACAGGCTCCTGA
- a CDS encoding SEL1-like repeat protein → MKVLFMLLVGLLVCNPMGASADYSDGLDQYLRGQYSNALNEFTPLANEGNPEAQYILGSMYAQGKGVLQDYAQAHAWFNLAASQGHEKAALYRDEIAQKMTSNQVARAQQLANQLQSETRTRETKRIDKNLIVSIQKHLQDLGYYSGAIDGLTGRNTSRSIRQFQRDVDLPQTGQPSHALLETLEDTVTRQKEQRKSSASQGYWTMVLLEDAFTDGDFSTNPGWTPVSGNFWVDSNYFLRSEKAVSKTMQSDQPDSAEKRIADIFGQVVKEMMNPQQGTQASDLSELYIQQRIDNAFAIEVTMKMLSNQVGQSFEFRTYHDQYRNSGYVVKFLQENEQSLALIRFDPSGSSVIDMTRPGRMFRQNEPQSFSWMRYADGEMKVMIGKDEVLNTKDNMFKAFDGISFINEGGDYAVDRIRVLGSHR, encoded by the coding sequence ATGAAAGTCCTATTCATGCTATTGGTCGGCCTCTTAGTGTGCAACCCAATGGGGGCATCTGCTGATTACAGCGACGGACTGGATCAGTACCTTCGCGGGCAATACAGCAACGCACTCAATGAATTTACGCCTCTGGCCAATGAAGGAAACCCTGAGGCCCAATACATTCTTGGCAGTATGTACGCCCAGGGAAAGGGCGTGCTGCAGGACTATGCCCAGGCACATGCCTGGTTCAATCTTGCAGCTTCGCAGGGCCATGAAAAAGCGGCTCTTTATCGTGATGAGATTGCACAGAAAATGACTTCCAATCAGGTAGCCAGGGCGCAACAACTGGCAAATCAACTGCAGTCTGAAACAAGAACCCGAGAAACGAAAAGAATCGACAAAAACCTTATTGTCTCCATCCAAAAACATCTGCAGGACTTAGGCTACTATTCTGGAGCGATTGATGGATTGACAGGCCGGAATACAAGCAGGAGTATTCGTCAATTTCAAAGAGATGTCGATCTCCCGCAGACGGGTCAGCCGTCCCATGCTTTGTTAGAAACGCTGGAGGATACCGTTACCCGGCAAAAAGAGCAAAGAAAATCGTCGGCCTCCCAGGGATACTGGACAATGGTTTTGCTGGAAGATGCGTTTACGGATGGAGATTTCAGCACAAACCCGGGATGGACACCTGTTTCAGGTAACTTTTGGGTAGATTCAAATTATTTTTTGCGCTCTGAAAAAGCTGTTTCCAAAACCATGCAATCCGATCAACCAGATAGTGCTGAGAAAAGGATAGCAGATATATTTGGGCAAGTGGTCAAAGAGATGATGAATCCACAACAGGGGACACAGGCCTCAGACCTTTCAGAGCTTTATATTCAACAAAGGATTGATAATGCTTTTGCCATTGAAGTCACGATGAAAATGCTGTCAAATCAAGTTGGGCAAAGCTTCGAGTTCAGAACGTATCACGATCAATACCGGAATTCAGGATATGTGGTCAAATTCCTGCAGGAAAATGAACAATCCCTGGCTTTAATCCGCTTTGATCCATCAGGATCTTCGGTTATCGATATGACACGACCGGGGAGAATGTTCCGTCAAAATGAACCGCAATCTTTTTCTTGGATGCGATATGCAGATGGCGAAATGAAGGTGATGATAGGAAAAGATGAGGTGCTGAATACAAAAGACAACATGTTCAAGGCATTTGACGGTATTTCGTTTATCAATGAAGGTGGGGACTATGCTGTAGACCGTATCCGTGTTTTGGGCTCTCATAGATAA
- a CDS encoding dihydrolipoyl dehydrogenase family protein: protein MNTYEFDIGIIGGGAAGLTIASGAAQLGAKVILIEQEDRLGGDCLHYGCVPSKTLIKSARVYHQIKHASAFGLPEMEIPPVDFRQIADRIRSVVDTIQKHDSEERFCSLGAKVVFGQPRFVDEHAVQVNGTPISAAKWVIATGSSPAVPPIQGLADTPHLTNREIFYMDTLPGSMIMLGAGPIGIEMAQAFNRLGTRVTVINRSPRILGKEDKDMADAVMQIMGNEGVQFVLDASIEQVEHVHGQDRVTITDSTGNRQQITADALLVAMGRSPNTDGLGLADIDIPVEQAGIPVDNRLRTRHKHIYAAGDVTGGFQFTHAAGYEGGIVIANAVFRLPRKINYTWLPWVTYTDPELAGIGMNETMAKKAGIKYAVITEAFKDNDRSLAEGESQGKIKLLLDEKEKPIGVQILGPGAGNLISEWVAAFNGNVKLSTLAGAIHPYPTLGEINKRVAGTFLSPKIFSPTIQKGLKFFFNLKGRACHLTD from the coding sequence ATGAACACGTATGAATTTGATATCGGCATCATCGGCGGCGGGGCAGCCGGCCTGACCATTGCCTCGGGAGCGGCCCAGCTGGGGGCCAAAGTGATTTTGATCGAACAGGAGGACCGACTGGGCGGCGACTGCCTCCATTATGGATGCGTGCCCAGCAAAACCCTGATCAAATCCGCCCGTGTCTATCACCAGATAAAGCACGCGTCCGCGTTCGGACTGCCGGAAATGGAGATCCCGCCCGTGGATTTCAGGCAGATCGCCGACCGGATCCGATCTGTGGTGGATACGATCCAGAAACACGATTCTGAAGAGCGGTTCTGCAGCCTGGGCGCCAAGGTGGTGTTCGGGCAGCCCCGGTTTGTGGATGAACATGCCGTACAAGTTAACGGCACCCCCATATCTGCGGCCAAATGGGTGATCGCCACGGGCTCTTCGCCGGCGGTGCCCCCCATCCAGGGCCTGGCAGATACCCCGCACCTGACCAACCGGGAGATCTTTTACATGGACACCCTGCCCGGATCCATGATCATGCTGGGGGCCGGTCCCATCGGCATTGAGATGGCCCAGGCCTTCAACCGGCTGGGCACCCGGGTGACAGTCATCAACCGGTCCCCCCGGATACTGGGCAAAGAGGACAAAGACATGGCGGATGCCGTCATGCAGATCATGGGAAATGAAGGGGTTCAGTTTGTGCTTGACGCGTCCATTGAACAGGTGGAACACGTCCACGGTCAGGACCGGGTGACCATAACGGACAGCACGGGGAACCGGCAGCAGATCACAGCCGACGCGCTGCTGGTGGCCATGGGCCGGTCTCCCAACACAGACGGCTTAGGCCTGGCCGACATCGACATCCCCGTGGAACAGGCCGGTATTCCCGTGGACAACCGGCTGCGCACCCGGCACAAACATATCTATGCGGCCGGGGATGTGACCGGCGGGTTCCAGTTCACCCACGCCGCCGGGTATGAAGGGGGCATTGTCATTGCCAATGCCGTGTTCCGCCTTCCCCGCAAGATCAACTACACCTGGCTGCCCTGGGTGACTTACACGGACCCGGAACTGGCCGGTATCGGCATGAATGAAACCATGGCCAAAAAAGCGGGTATTAAATATGCCGTGATCACCGAAGCCTTTAAAGACAATGACCGGTCCCTGGCCGAAGGAGAGAGCCAGGGCAAAATCAAACTGCTGCTGGATGAAAAGGAAAAACCCATCGGGGTCCAGATCCTGGGGCCGGGGGCCGGGAACCTGATCAGTGAATGGGTGGCCGCGTTCAACGGCAATGTCAAACTGTCCACCCTGGCCGGTGCCATCCACCCATATCCCACCCTCGGAGAGATCAACAAACGGGTGGCCGGCACATTTCTGTCCCCCAAAATCTTCTCCCCCACCATCCAGAAGGGGCTGAAATTCTTTTTCAATCTCAAGGGCCGGGCCTGTCACCTGACAGATTGA
- a CDS encoding DUF6282 family protein, whose amino-acid sequence MKNVYDIHIHASPSIFERWGDARQTAAACQKAGYAGIVLKAHHGSTVEIANIVNQQYDMDVFGGVVLNYFVGGLNPYAVDACCALGGKIVWLPTIHADAHKPLGRFDFQEPSTTKFPDKGIRILSKKGLTDAMYEILDILHGKNVVLATGHVSAKEAVTLVREVKQRGYDIRVLINHVLFYTPDMDENDIETLKDPGVWFEISHLTQKIHAASMDRLTRMITRHPDANWVMVSDAGQKGNPAPQALRQFRDQLTSRHISDQTIEKMMVHNPRRLFY is encoded by the coding sequence ATGAAAAATGTGTATGACATACATATCCACGCATCTCCCAGTATATTTGAAAGATGGGGGGATGCCCGGCAGACGGCAGCCGCCTGTCAAAAGGCCGGGTATGCCGGCATTGTTTTGAAGGCGCATCACGGCAGCACGGTGGAGATTGCCAATATTGTGAACCAGCAGTACGATATGGATGTGTTCGGCGGTGTGGTACTCAATTATTTTGTCGGCGGTCTCAATCCCTATGCTGTGGATGCCTGCTGTGCACTGGGAGGAAAGATCGTCTGGCTGCCCACCATTCATGCAGATGCACACAAGCCGCTGGGGCGGTTTGATTTCCAGGAGCCGTCCACAACAAAATTCCCGGACAAAGGCATCCGGATTCTATCGAAAAAAGGTCTGACTGATGCCATGTACGAAATTCTTGACATCCTTCATGGAAAAAATGTGGTGCTGGCAACAGGGCATGTGTCGGCTAAAGAGGCGGTCACCCTGGTCCGGGAGGTGAAACAGCGGGGGTATGATATCCGTGTGCTCATCAATCATGTGCTTTTTTATACGCCGGATATGGATGAAAACGATATTGAAACCCTGAAAGATCCCGGGGTCTGGTTCGAGATCTCCCATCTGACGCAAAAAATTCACGCCGCTTCCATGGACCGGCTGACCCGGATGATCACACGCCATCCGGATGCCAACTGGGTCATGGTCAGTGATGCCGGTCAAAAGGGAAACCCTGCGCCACAGGCGCTCCGGCAATTCAGGGACCAGCTCACATCCCGGCACATCAGCGATCAAACCATTGAAAAGATGATGGTCCATAACCCGCGCAGATTGTTCTACTGA